AAATGTTGACGAAGACTCGCGGCAGCCTGAAGACCGGCGAGACAATCACGCTGCAAGATCGTGACGCTCGCGAAGGCGGGCAGTTGGAAGTGGTCGGTCGCGACGAAGAGGGGCACCTGATGGTCAAACCGATCGCGGAAACGTTCTCGGCCGCAGTCGATTTCACGGGCATGCCAGCGGCCGGATCGGTGGCGGGTTCGGAAGCTTCGCCGACGCAGTGGTTGGAACGCTACGGGCGTGTGCCGATTCCGCCGTACATTCGCGATGGCCGGATGGTGGATGCGGACGTGTCGAACTACCAAACTGTTTTTGCGAGCAAGAACGAGGACGACAAGAAGAGCGTGGCGGCACCGACGGCGGGGCTGCACTTCACCGACAGTCTGATGAAGACGATCGCGAAGGGGCAAACCGCGATTGAAGAGGTGACGTTGCACGTGGGAATCGGCACCTTTCGTCCGATCGAAGCCCAGGACATTGACACTCACCACATGCACCAGGAATGGGGCCGGATCGACGCGGACAGCTGCGAGCGAATTTCTCAGCGGCGGGCTGCCGGTGGGCGTTGCGTGGCCGTGGGAACGACCAGCGTTCGGGTGCTTGAAAGTTCAGTGGCGAACAACAATGGGAAGCTGGCGGAGTGGACCGGGGCGACGGACTTGTTCATCAAGCCGCCGTACCAGTTCGGGGCGGTGGATGCGTTGATGACCAACTTCCACCTTCCCAAGAGCTCGTTGCTGGTGCTGGTCAGTGCGTTCGCGACACGAGATTTGATCATGCAGGCGTATCAAGAGGCGATCGAGGCGGAGTACCGCTTCTTCAGTTACGGCGACGCGATGTTGATTTTGTAGTTGGTGTGTGTTGGGTGGGTGT
The window above is part of the Neorhodopirellula lusitana genome. Proteins encoded here:
- the queA gene encoding tRNA preQ1(34) S-adenosylmethionine ribosyltransferase-isomerase QueA: MHSIDLYDYQLPRERIAQEPLRNRVDARLMVIDRAAGTIDHHHVRDLPELLRAEDSLVINNSRVVPARLLGKRTRTGGRWQGLFLRSDPASGIWEMLTKTRGSLKTGETITLQDRDAREGGQLEVVGRDEEGHLMVKPIAETFSAAVDFTGMPAAGSVAGSEASPTQWLERYGRVPIPPYIRDGRMVDADVSNYQTVFASKNEDDKKSVAAPTAGLHFTDSLMKTIAKGQTAIEEVTLHVGIGTFRPIEAQDIDTHHMHQEWGRIDADSCERISQRRAAGGRCVAVGTTSVRVLESSVANNNGKLAEWTGATDLFIKPPYQFGAVDALMTNFHLPKSSLLVLVSAFATRDLIMQAYQEAIEAEYRFFSYGDAMLIL